The following coding sequences lie in one Peribacillus frigoritolerans genomic window:
- a CDS encoding MurR/RpiR family transcriptional regulator has protein sequence MQVFLKRLSQHRERLSQLEMGVLEFILHHHEIVVHMNVDELAKKLFVSTATISRTCQQLGFRGFQDFKYSLKKEVTKEPHNTVFSHSGFLSTHIDRVKQEIESTIDYIDEGKISEAAKYIHDSKHVEFFGVGNSLPPCVDASRKLMFSGKISSAREDWDELRSVANSLSEDDLAILVSYSGETLYTLEYASLLKKRNVKTISITGQHNNRLQQEVDLSFQAHVINCYYGEMDMSSRFPLSIILDFIILTYLEKYKDS, from the coding sequence ATGCAAGTTTTTCTGAAGCGCTTGTCTCAGCACCGCGAACGGCTGAGCCAATTAGAGATGGGCGTGCTAGAGTTCATTTTGCATCATCATGAGATTGTAGTGCATATGAATGTAGATGAGCTAGCGAAAAAACTCTTCGTATCCACAGCTACCATTAGTAGAACATGTCAGCAATTAGGGTTTCGCGGCTTTCAAGATTTCAAATATTCATTAAAAAAAGAAGTGACAAAAGAGCCCCATAATACTGTTTTTTCTCATTCTGGATTCTTAAGTACACATATCGATCGCGTCAAGCAGGAGATAGAAAGCACGATTGATTATATAGATGAAGGAAAAATAAGTGAAGCAGCCAAATATATACATGACAGTAAGCATGTGGAGTTCTTTGGTGTAGGAAATTCACTTCCCCCTTGCGTAGATGCATCAAGGAAACTAATGTTCTCCGGGAAAATAAGCAGTGCCCGTGAAGATTGGGATGAATTGAGAAGTGTCGCGAATAGTTTAAGTGAAGATGATTTAGCTATCTTAGTTTCTTATAGTGGCGAAACGCTTTACACATTGGAATACGCCTCACTTTTAAAGAAACGCAACGTTAAAACGATTTCCATCACGGGTCAACATAATAATCGCTTACAACAAGAAGTCGATTTATCTTTCCAGGCACACGTGATCAATTGCTATTATGGTGAAATGGATATGAGTTCCCGTTTCCCGTTAAGCATCATTTTGGATTTTATTATTTTAACCTATTTGGAGAAGTATAAAGATTCCTAA
- a CDS encoding MalY/PatB family protein yields the protein MQHDFNEKIDRRGTFCTQWDYVQDRFGEKNLLPFSISDTDFKSPPEILQAIQQRLQHGIFGYTRWNHLPFKDAITQWYKKRFVCPIEEDWITYSPSVIYSVSKLIEIMTEEDDHVVIQTPAYDAFFKTIRDNKRIISSNELFYHEGAYSIDFSDLEEKLAHPKAKVLLLCSPHNPTGRVWTREELNKIVALCNRYDVYIISDEIHMDIIHEGNTHTPIVHSAIDPNTLCICSSASKTFNTPGLGGSYCLIPDKDIREAFLISLKNKDGLSSASVFGMEAVITAYNHCEYWVDELVEYVYGNLRIIQLFLKEHLPMLSFHLPESTYLAWIDVSQLPYSSNQIQDALVHQGKVAIMPGETFGESGSCFIRLNVGCPKAKLLDGLDRLKRAIDYLENQER from the coding sequence ATGCAACATGACTTTAATGAGAAGATTGATCGCAGGGGGACATTTTGTACGCAATGGGATTACGTGCAAGATCGATTCGGGGAGAAAAACCTTCTCCCCTTCTCGATTTCGGATACCGATTTCAAAAGCCCACCTGAAATTTTGCAAGCCATTCAGCAACGATTGCAACATGGGATCTTTGGTTATACACGTTGGAACCACTTACCATTCAAAGACGCAATTACCCAATGGTATAAAAAACGCTTTGTTTGTCCTATAGAAGAAGATTGGATTACCTATAGCCCTTCTGTCATCTACTCCGTTTCCAAGCTTATCGAGATAATGACCGAAGAAGATGATCACGTGGTGATTCAAACACCAGCATATGATGCATTCTTTAAAACGATACGAGACAATAAACGCATCATATCAAGTAATGAATTATTTTATCATGAAGGAGCATACTCGATCGATTTTTCAGATTTAGAAGAAAAACTAGCGCATCCAAAAGCAAAAGTGTTACTTCTTTGCAGCCCTCATAACCCTACAGGTCGTGTCTGGACACGTGAAGAACTGAATAAAATCGTAGCCCTTTGCAATCGATATGATGTTTACATCATTTCCGACGAGATTCATATGGACATCATCCATGAAGGGAATACCCATACACCGATTGTCCATTCGGCCATTGATCCAAATACATTGTGCATCTGCTCGTCAGCCAGTAAAACATTCAATACTCCAGGATTAGGAGGTTCATACTGTCTTATACCAGATAAGGATATTCGTGAAGCCTTTCTTATTTCCTTGAAGAATAAAGATGGGTTATCGAGTGCCAGCGTGTTTGGAATGGAAGCAGTGATCACTGCTTATAATCATTGTGAATATTGGGTGGACGAATTAGTGGAATATGTATACGGCAACTTGCGAATCATTCAGCTTTTTCTAAAGGAACACTTACCGATGCTTTCTTTCCATCTACCCGAATCCACCTACCTCGCCTGGATTGATGTCTCGCAACTACCTTATTCCAGCAATCAAATACAAGATGCCCTTGTTCATCAAGGTAAAGTGGCGATCATGCCGGGTGAAACATTTGGAGAATCAGGGAGCTGTTTTATCAGATTGAATGTAGGATGTCCCAAAGCTAAGCTGCTGGACGGACTTGACCGGTTAAAAAGAGCGATCGACTATTTGGAGAATCAAGAGAGATGA
- the malX gene encoding maltose/glucose-specific PTS transporter subunit IIBC, with the protein MKNNKRLKSQLWEFFQGLGKTFMLPVALLAFMGLILGIGSSFTSPTTIEAFPFLDNSFLQFSFSFLATIGGFAFTYLPVLFAMAIPMGLVRYEKGVAAFSGFTGYVIMNLAINFYLTETGTLADPEQLRQAGQGMVMGLQTIEMGVLGGIIAGIIVYLLHNRFYEIKLPDAFAFFGGARFVPIVTAFTLSIVGLLLPMIWPVFATAIAGIGAIINNSGIFGPFLFGAGERLLLPFGLHHILVAMIRFTEAGGTEVVNGKTISGALNIFYAQLQNGSAISPAATAFLSQGKMPTFMFGLPAVALAIYHTARVENRKKIKGLLLSGVIATAVTGITEPIEFLFLFVAPALFLLHAIMTGLGFMIMALLGVTIGNTDGGILDFVIFGIMQGFATKWYLVLVVGVIWFGLYYTIFRYSIVKFNLKTPGREKMSDDLGNHSSTTKGTSYNAQKVLSALGGKENIQSLDNCVTRLRLVVDVMDKVDEKILKEECGALGVVILDEHNLQVVIGPQVGLLKSQMDKIS; encoded by the coding sequence ATGAAAAATAATAAGCGTCTAAAATCACAGCTTTGGGAGTTTTTCCAAGGGCTAGGCAAGACCTTCATGCTTCCTGTTGCTTTATTGGCATTCATGGGGCTGATATTAGGAATTGGTAGCTCGTTCACAAGCCCGACTACCATCGAAGCCTTTCCTTTTTTGGATAATTCGTTCCTTCAATTCAGCTTTAGTTTCTTGGCGACAATAGGAGGCTTTGCCTTTACTTATTTACCTGTACTATTTGCCATGGCCATTCCCATGGGTCTGGTGCGCTATGAAAAAGGTGTAGCTGCTTTCTCAGGTTTTACCGGGTATGTAATCATGAATTTAGCCATCAATTTTTACTTAACAGAAACGGGAACATTGGCAGATCCTGAACAATTGCGCCAAGCTGGGCAAGGAATGGTAATGGGGCTTCAAACGATAGAAATGGGTGTACTTGGTGGTATCATTGCTGGTATTATCGTGTATTTGTTACATAATCGTTTCTATGAAATTAAATTGCCAGACGCTTTCGCCTTTTTCGGCGGAGCACGATTTGTCCCTATTGTAACCGCATTCACCTTGTCCATTGTGGGGCTTCTACTGCCAATGATTTGGCCGGTTTTTGCAACGGCCATCGCCGGTATCGGTGCCATCATAAATAACTCTGGCATTTTTGGCCCATTTTTATTCGGTGCTGGTGAACGATTATTACTTCCTTTCGGCTTGCATCACATCCTAGTGGCGATGATCCGTTTTACGGAAGCTGGTGGTACAGAGGTTGTCAATGGGAAAACAATCTCGGGAGCATTGAATATATTCTATGCCCAATTACAAAATGGAAGTGCAATAAGCCCTGCTGCAACGGCCTTTTTATCACAAGGTAAAATGCCCACTTTCATGTTTGGATTACCAGCTGTTGCATTAGCCATTTACCATACGGCTCGCGTTGAAAATCGAAAGAAAATTAAGGGACTATTATTATCTGGTGTGATCGCCACTGCTGTTACAGGTATTACAGAACCTATTGAATTTTTATTCTTATTTGTAGCTCCCGCTTTGTTTTTACTTCACGCCATTATGACTGGATTAGGATTTATGATAATGGCGCTACTAGGAGTGACCATTGGCAATACAGACGGCGGGATACTTGATTTCGTGATTTTCGGCATTATGCAAGGATTCGCTACAAAATGGTATCTCGTTCTTGTAGTTGGCGTGATATGGTTTGGTCTCTATTATACGATTTTCCGCTATTCGATCGTGAAGTTCAATTTAAAGACTCCAGGGCGGGAAAAGATGAGTGATGACCTTGGCAACCATTCTAGCACTACTAAAGGAACAAGCTACAATGCCCAAAAAGTATTGTCCGCGCTAGGTGGTAAAGAAAATATTCAATCATTGGATAATTGTGTAACCCGCCTTCGCCTCGTCGTGGATGTCATGGACAAGGTCGACGAAAAAATCTTGAAAGAAGAATGTGGAGCTCTCGGAGTTGTGATTCTTGATGAACATAATCTACAAGTAGTCATTGGTCCACAAGTTGGGCTATTAAAATCACAAATGGATAAAATATCCTGA